The Streptomyces sp. NBC_00510 genomic interval CCGGAGTTCGGCCAGTACATCGGCTTCGAGTGCCACCAGCTGTCTCCTTCCGGCGAGCTGCCGCAGAGCCTTCCTCCACGGTCGTTCGGCGGGCGCCGGGCGGGTCGGCAGGGCGCTCACAGGCGGGCCTCCAGGGCGGCACGAAGTCGTAGCAACAGGGCGACTGAGGGATCGGAGGACGACAGGACCGCCGGCTGCGGTCCGCCGTGGGCGAAGGGCGCAGGCGCCACCGGTGGCAGCGGCGCGGGCGGCACCGACGCGGGCGGCACGGGCGCTGAGCGCGCCGGAGCCGCGGGTGCCTGGGCGCGGACCGGCATGCTGATCCGGCCGGTCGCGGCCAGCCGACGGACGTCCAGCAGGGTCGCGAAGGCGGAACGTCCCAGGTGCCAGGCGATCTGGACCGGCGTACGGGATCCGTCCGCCGCCGCCAGCACCGCCAATTGGGCGGGCGTGGGGGCCCTGGCCCGGCCGCCCCGCACCTCGCCCTCGGAGCGGGGGACGACGGGGCCGGCGTCGGTGTCGTCCCACGGCCAGGCCCGCTCCAGTTGCGCGCGGCGCCGCTGCGCCTCCCTGGCCACGCGCTGGGCGGGGACCGGCCGGGAGATGGGACCCAGCCGGGAGGTGGCACCCGGCTGGAACCGGTCGGGTTCCGAGTCGGGCAGCAGGGTGAAGTAGGCGGCGTCGAAGAGCGCCAGCAGGTGGCACAGCTCGAGCTCCCCGCGGGCCACCCGCCCGGTGTCGACGAGGTGCCCGCCGACGCCACGCTCGGCGCTCGCGGTGGTGACCGCCTCGCGCCACTGGTCCGGGGAGAGCAGCCCGCAGGCCATGAGCCGTACCCCGAGGTCGGGGGCGCAGGGGCTCTCGGCGTGGACGATCGCCCCCTCGCGCAGGTAGACCGCCCCCGCCGATCCGTACAGCGCCCCGCTGGCCCTCGCCTCCGCGAGCCGGGCCAGCGCGGCGGTGAAGGCGTACGCGCCCACCACCCCGGCGCGGACCTGGGCCGGCGCGCCACCGCGCGCCGGAATGCGCCGGGGCAGACCGCGCACGGCCAGTGCCGGCCGCCCCGCCTCCGTGCCCGTCATACGAGCACCAGCCGCTCGGCGATGGACTGCAGCCCGAGCCGGGCGACGGCCAGGTTGGCCATCGACCGGTCCAGCCACAGGTAGAGGATGACGTCGCTGTCGAAGGAGGTGTCGAGGAAGCGGATGAGGTGGTAACTCCCCGGGGCGGTGATGATGATGTCCTCGACCGGCACCCTTCCGGACTCCTTCGCGGTGAAGGTACCGCCCTCCACGACCGCCCGCGCCGCCTCGGTGGTGTCCGCGGCGGCCGCCTCGTGACCGTGTCCCGGCTCCTGCCCGACCGCCCCGAGGAGCAGGCCGCTGCTCCAGTCGACCACGCTCGCCCCGAGCACACCGGGAATCGCCAGCGCCTCGGAAAGGCACTCGTCTATGCCGGGCACGCGCACCCCTTCGCCGCCACTTCTGGTATACGGAACAGCACGGAACGTTACTCATCCCGTACGCGAAAAAGGTGAGTTGGGGCATTTTCCGGAGGCATGTGCGGGCGACTCGCTAGGATTCGCCGCCCCTTGTGATCAGTCGGCGCAATTGTCCTCTGGACCGCCCCTGGCGATCCGCGCGAGGACGCCCAGCGCGTCGCCCAGGACCTGCGGGGACGGCGAGGCGAGGCCGATCCGTACGGCGTGCGGCGCGCTGCCGCGGCCCGCGGCGAAGGCGGCCGCGGGGGTGACGGCGATGCCCTGCCGGGCGGCGGCCGCGACGAAGGTGTCGGCGCGCCAGGGCCCGGGCAGCCGCCACCAGCAGAAGCAGGCACGCGGATCCGCCGTGACCGAGAACCCGGCGAGGCGCTCGGCGGCGATGCGGGCCCGCGCGGCCGCGTCACGCCGCTTGGCCGCCACCACCGCGTCCACGGCGCCGTCGGCGATCCACCGGCAGGCGGCGGCCAGCGCGAAACCGGAGGCCGCCGTGGCCGCCGAGCGCAAGGCCGCGGAAACCGGGGCGGATAGCTCCCGCGGAGTGAGCACGACGCCGGCGGTGAGCCCGGGGGCGAGCCGCTTGGAGAGGCTGTCGACCAGGACCACGCGGTCGGGGGCGTACGCCGCGAGCGGCGGCGGGGCGTCCGCGGCGAGGAATCCCCAGACGGCGTCCTCGACGGCGTGCAGGCCCAGCCGGCCGAGGGTGTCGGCGAGTTCGGCCCGGCGGCCCTCCGGCATGGTGACGCCGAGCGGATTGTGCAGGGTGGGCTGGGTGTAGAGCGCGTGCAGCGGGGCGGCCCGGTGGAGTTCCGCGAGGGCGTCGGGACGCAACCCGTGCTCGTCGCAGGCGACGGGGACGAGCGCGATCCCGAGCCGCGTGGCGAGCGCCTTGACCACGGGGTAGGTGAGCGCCTCCACGGCGAGCCGGCCGCCGGGCGGGACGAGCGCGGCCAGGGCGGCGGCGATGGCCTGGCGTCCGTTGCCCGCGAAGAGCAGCCGCCCGGGGTCGGGGCGTGGGCCGGTACGGGCGAGCAGTTCGGCGAAGGCGTCGCGCGCGGCCGGGGTGCCCGCGGCGGTCAGCGGGCGCAGCGCGGCACCGAGGACGTCGGGGCGCTGCAGCGCGGCGAGCGCAGGGGCGAGCAGCTGCGACTGGCCCTCGGCGACGGGGTGGCTCAGCTCCAGGTCGATCCGCTGGGGTGCCGGCTCGGCGAGGGCGGGTCCCGTGGCGGGCGGTGCGGCACGCACGAAGGTGCCGCGTCCCACCTCGCCCACGACCAGGCCGCGGCGGGCGAGTTCGGCGTAGACGCGGATCGCCGTGGAGTTGGCGATGCCGTGCGCCCGCGCGAAGGTCCGCTGCGGTACGAGCCGGTCGCCGGGGCGCAGCCGTCCGGCGGCGATGTCGGCCGCCACGGCGTCGGCGACCGTGCGGTAGTCGTCCCTCACTGTTCCCCCTTTGAAGCGATTCCCCTATTGCACCGAGAGCAAAGATGCTATTGCACCGAGCGGGGCGGGGAACCTAGCATCGCGGTCAACTCCCCTGCGGGACGGCGAACATGCGAGACGAGGCGATCCCCTTGGCGACGGCATCGGTCAACGGCGTCACACTGGCGTACGACGACGAGGGGGACGGGCCCGGCACCCCCCTGGTGCTGGTGCACGGCCATCCCTTCGACCGCTCGATGTGGGCCCCGCAGGTCCCCGCGGCGGCGGCCGGCCGCCGGGTGGTCGTGCCGGACCTGCGCGGCTACGGCGCGAGCGAGGTGGTCCCGGGGGTCACCCCGCTGGAGACCTTCGCGCGCGACATCGCCGCCCTGATGGACCACCTGGGCGTACCGGAGGCCGTCGTCGGCGGGCTGTCGATGGGCGGTCAGATCGTCATGGAGTTCCAGCGGCTGTTCCCCGGCCGGGTGGCCGGGCTCGTGCTCGCCGACACCTTCCCCGGCGCCGAGACGGCGGAGGGGCGGCGGGCCCGGGACGCGATGGCCGAGCGGCTGCCGGCCGAGGGGATGGCCGGCTACGCCAGCGAGGTGCTCGACCGGATGATCACGCCCCGCAACGTGACCGCGCTCCCCGAAGTGGCCGCGCACGTGCTGCGGATGATGCGCGGCACCTCCCCGGAGGGCGCCGCGGCGGCCCTGCGCGGCCGGGCCCGGCGGCCCGACTACGGGGCCGTGCTGACCGCGGTCCGGGTGCCCACGCTGATCGTGGTCGGCCGGGACGACGTGTACACCCCCGTCGCCGAGGCCGAGGCCATGCACGCGGCTGTCCGCGGCTCGCGGCTCGTGGTCGTCGAGGACGCCGGGCACCTGCCGAACCTGGAGCGGCCCGAGGAGTTCAACGACGCTCTGCGGCGGTTCCTCGACGTCCTCGACGTGCGTCCCTGAGCCGGTGGACGCCGTGCCCCCGCCCCTGTGCTCAGGGCGTGGTGTCGACCAGCGAGAGCGAGTGGAGGCGGTCGGGCGGGCCGGGCCTCGCGTAGTACCAGCCCTGCGCGGTGTCGCAGCCCAGCGCGCGCAGGTGCTCGGCCTGGGTGCCGGTCTCGACGCCCTCCACCGTCACCGACAGCCCGAGGGTGTGCGCCAGGTCGACGACGATCTCCACGATCTTCACGTCCACCGGGTCGGCCTGCTGCTGCTGCATCCCGCGCGTGAAGGAGCGGTCGAGCTTGAGCGTGGTGATGGGCAGCCGGCGCAGGGAGGCGAGGTTGGAGTAGCCGGTGCCGAAGTCGTCGAGGGCGATGGCCATGCCGAGTTCGGCGAACTCCCGCAACGGGCGCAGCAGTTCCTCGTCGGCGCCGATGAAGGCGCTCTCGGTGACCTCCAGGCACAGCG includes:
- a CDS encoding transcriptional regulator, whose protein sequence is MTGTEAGRPALAVRGLPRRIPARGGAPAQVRAGVVGAYAFTAALARLAEARASGALYGSAGAVYLREGAIVHAESPCAPDLGVRLMACGLLSPDQWREAVTTASAERGVGGHLVDTGRVARGELELCHLLALFDAAYFTLLPDSEPDRFQPGATSRLGPISRPVPAQRVAREAQRRRAQLERAWPWDDTDAGPVVPRSEGEVRGGRARAPTPAQLAVLAAADGSRTPVQIAWHLGRSAFATLLDVRRLAATGRISMPVRAQAPAAPARSAPVPPASVPPAPLPPVAPAPFAHGGPQPAVLSSSDPSVALLLRLRAALEARL
- a CDS encoding alpha/beta hydrolase — protein: MATASVNGVTLAYDDEGDGPGTPLVLVHGHPFDRSMWAPQVPAAAAGRRVVVPDLRGYGASEVVPGVTPLETFARDIAALMDHLGVPEAVVGGLSMGGQIVMEFQRLFPGRVAGLVLADTFPGAETAEGRRARDAMAERLPAEGMAGYASEVLDRMITPRNVTALPEVAAHVLRMMRGTSPEGAAAALRGRARRPDYGAVLTAVRVPTLIVVGRDDVYTPVAEAEAMHAAVRGSRLVVVEDAGHLPNLERPEEFNDALRRFLDVLDVRP
- a CDS encoding PLP-dependent aminotransferase family protein produces the protein MRDDYRTVADAVAADIAAGRLRPGDRLVPQRTFARAHGIANSTAIRVYAELARRGLVVGEVGRGTFVRAAPPATGPALAEPAPQRIDLELSHPVAEGQSQLLAPALAALQRPDVLGAALRPLTAAGTPAARDAFAELLARTGPRPDPGRLLFAGNGRQAIAAALAALVPPGGRLAVEALTYPVVKALATRLGIALVPVACDEHGLRPDALAELHRAAPLHALYTQPTLHNPLGVTMPEGRRAELADTLGRLGLHAVEDAVWGFLAADAPPPLAAYAPDRVVLVDSLSKRLAPGLTAGVVLTPRELSAPVSAALRSAATAASGFALAAACRWIADGAVDAVVAAKRRDAAARARIAAERLAGFSVTADPRACFCWWRLPGPWRADTFVAAAARQGIAVTPAAAFAAGRGSAPHAVRIGLASPSPQVLGDALGVLARIARGGPEDNCAD